A part of Myxococcus landrumus genomic DNA contains:
- the hisIE gene encoding bifunctional phosphoribosyl-AMP cyclohydrolase/phosphoribosyl-ATP diphosphatase HisIE: MLDLDGLDFTKGHGLVTVVAQDARTGDVLMVAHADREALERTLATGEMHYRSRTRGLWHKGATSGNTQRVVALRADCDGDTVLARVEKAGPACHSGDESCFGPGRWDGLAALDATLADRAARALAPDEKPGYTHRLLADRNLRLKKVGEEAAELVTACADADASRAVEEAADLLYHLLVAIRPLGLGLDDVKAVLARRAVKPSLPGNAG; the protein is encoded by the coding sequence ATGTTGGACCTGGATGGACTCGACTTCACCAAGGGCCACGGGCTGGTGACGGTGGTGGCCCAGGACGCGCGCACTGGAGATGTGTTGATGGTGGCGCACGCGGACCGGGAGGCCTTGGAGCGCACTCTCGCGACGGGAGAGATGCACTACCGCTCCCGCACGCGGGGCCTCTGGCACAAGGGCGCGACCAGCGGGAACACCCAACGTGTGGTGGCCCTCCGCGCGGATTGCGACGGCGACACCGTCCTCGCGCGCGTGGAGAAGGCGGGGCCCGCATGTCACTCCGGTGACGAATCGTGCTTCGGTCCGGGGAGATGGGATGGCCTGGCCGCGCTCGATGCCACGCTGGCTGATCGCGCGGCACGAGCACTCGCTCCCGACGAGAAGCCCGGCTACACCCACCGCCTGCTCGCGGACCGCAACCTGCGCCTCAAGAAGGTGGGGGAGGAAGCCGCGGAGCTGGTGACGGCCTGCGCGGACGCGGATGCCTCTCGCGCCGTGGAAGAGGCCGCGGATCTCCTCTACCACCTGCTCGTCGCCATCAGACCCCTGGGCCTCGGACTGGACGACGTGAAAGCTGTGCTCGCTCGCCGTGCAGTGAAGCCATCACTTCCTGGCAATGCTGGATGA
- the hisF gene encoding imidazole glycerol phosphate synthase subunit HisF, producing the protein MLTRRLIVCLDVKGGRVVKGVRFEGLRDMGDPVELALRYEQEGADEVTFLDISASVEERQTLWDLVRRTAERLFIPLTVGGGVRTVEDVGRALRAGADKVSINSAAVARPELLTECAERFGAQCVVASIDARREGPRWRVHTHGGRKATDLEAVAWARECVARGAGEVLLTSIDQDGARSGYDLELTRAVADAVDVPVIASGGAGCAEHVREGLVRGGADAALVAGILHDGLTTVGAIKSLLLESGLPIRSTT; encoded by the coding sequence ATGCTGACGCGACGACTCATCGTCTGTCTGGACGTGAAGGGCGGCAGGGTGGTGAAGGGTGTTCGCTTCGAGGGACTCCGCGACATGGGGGACCCGGTGGAGTTGGCCTTGCGCTACGAGCAGGAGGGCGCGGACGAGGTGACGTTCCTCGACATCTCCGCGAGCGTCGAGGAGCGGCAGACGCTCTGGGACCTCGTGCGGCGCACGGCGGAGCGGCTGTTCATCCCGCTGACAGTGGGAGGCGGAGTGCGCACCGTGGAGGACGTCGGCCGGGCGCTGCGTGCGGGCGCGGACAAGGTGAGCATCAACTCGGCGGCGGTGGCTCGCCCCGAGCTGCTCACGGAATGCGCGGAGCGGTTCGGCGCGCAGTGTGTGGTGGCGAGCATCGACGCTCGGCGGGAGGGGCCCCGCTGGCGCGTGCACACCCATGGAGGGAGGAAGGCCACGGACCTGGAGGCCGTGGCCTGGGCCCGAGAGTGTGTGGCACGAGGCGCTGGCGAGGTTCTCCTCACCAGCATCGACCAGGACGGAGCCCGCTCGGGGTATGACCTGGAGCTGACTCGCGCGGTGGCGGACGCGGTGGATGTGCCCGTGATTGCCTCGGGGGGCGCGGGTTGCGCGGAGCACGTGCGAGAGGGGCTCGTGCGAGGCGGCGCGGACGCCGCGCTGGTGGCGGGCATCCTCCACGATGGGCTCACCACGGTGGGGGCCATCAAGTCGCTGCTCCTCGAGAGCGGCCTTCCGATTCGGAGCACGACATGA
- a CDS encoding 1-(5-phosphoribosyl)-5-[(5-phosphoribosylamino)methylideneamino]imidazole-4-carboxamide isomerase: MKAIAAIDLREGACVQLVGGSYDAERVRVNDPLAALDRWREVGFRHFHVVDLDAALGRGSNADVVTRLTSQAPGLVFTVGGGVRDVARVTSLLEEGASGVVVGTRAIEDPAWLAEVANRHPGRVVVAADVRGREVVTRGWTLGSGRALDEVLSALEPLPIGGLLVTAVHKEGQLEGVDLSLMRDVVSRTRHRLYASGGVTTLEDLRGLSSVGAHGAVIGMALYTGRLDAREVAREFSE; encoded by the coding sequence ATGAAGGCGATTGCAGCCATCGACTTGCGCGAAGGCGCATGTGTGCAGCTCGTTGGAGGCTCGTACGACGCGGAGCGGGTCCGGGTGAATGACCCGCTGGCCGCGCTCGACCGATGGCGCGAGGTAGGCTTCCGCCACTTCCACGTCGTCGACCTCGACGCGGCCTTGGGGCGTGGCTCCAATGCGGACGTTGTCACTCGGCTGACGTCCCAAGCACCCGGGCTCGTCTTCACCGTGGGCGGTGGTGTGCGGGATGTCGCGCGGGTGACGTCGTTGCTGGAGGAGGGAGCTTCGGGCGTCGTGGTGGGGACGCGCGCCATCGAGGACCCGGCCTGGCTCGCCGAGGTCGCGAACCGCCATCCCGGGCGTGTCGTCGTCGCCGCGGATGTCCGAGGTCGCGAAGTGGTGACGAGAGGATGGACGCTCGGAAGTGGCCGGGCGCTCGATGAGGTGCTCTCGGCGTTGGAGCCTTTGCCGATCGGCGGACTGTTGGTGACGGCGGTGCACAAGGAAGGGCAGCTCGAAGGGGTGGACCTGTCGCTCATGCGCGACGTGGTGTCTCGTACGCGTCACCGGCTCTATGCGTCGGGCGGGGTGACGACTCTGGAGGATTTGCGAGGGCTGTCGTCGGTGGGCGCCCATGGGGCGGTCATCGGCATGGCGCTGTACACGGGGCGACTGGATGCACGCGAAGTCGCGCGGGAGTTCTCGGAATGA
- a CDS encoding dihydrolipoamide acetyltransferase family protein, whose amino-acid sequence MATFEFKLPDLGEGVMEGELVKWHVKSGDVVKEDQVLAEVMTDKATVTVPSPKAGRVVQTHGKEGDMAKVHQLLVTLEIEGAAPAQAAGHGAPAPAAQAPVAASAPAATAAQAQATKVLATPVTRRMAREHGLDLATIAGSGPQGRVTKADVLAALEGGDSKNVVAAPAAQARPAVPALSTGRSDERVPLRGLRKKIAEKMVRSKFTMPHFAFVEEVDATDLVALRARLNKQLAAAGDNTKLNYLPFIIKATIAALKKFPHLNANFDEAAQELVVRGEYNIGMAVATPDGLTVAVVKNADRLTLAELAQETARLGVAARERKLKMEELTGGTFTITSLGQSGGLFATPIINHPEVGIMGVHKLKKRPAVVGDQIVIRDMMNLSLSCDHRVIDGSVAADFVYEVIKYLEKPDLLFLAMA is encoded by the coding sequence ATGGCAACCTTTGAATTCAAGCTCCCCGACCTCGGCGAAGGCGTGATGGAGGGAGAGCTGGTCAAGTGGCACGTCAAGTCCGGCGACGTCGTGAAGGAAGACCAGGTGCTTGCCGAGGTGATGACGGACAAGGCCACCGTCACTGTCCCCAGCCCGAAGGCCGGGCGCGTCGTGCAGACGCACGGCAAGGAAGGGGACATGGCGAAGGTGCACCAGCTCCTCGTCACGCTGGAGATTGAAGGCGCGGCTCCGGCGCAGGCGGCGGGTCACGGTGCTCCCGCTCCGGCGGCGCAGGCCCCTGTGGCGGCTTCGGCTCCGGCGGCCACCGCGGCCCAGGCCCAGGCGACGAAGGTGCTGGCCACGCCGGTGACCCGGCGCATGGCGCGTGAGCATGGGCTGGACCTGGCGACGATTGCCGGCAGCGGTCCGCAGGGGCGGGTGACGAAGGCGGACGTGCTCGCCGCGCTGGAGGGTGGGGACTCGAAGAACGTGGTGGCCGCTCCCGCGGCTCAGGCGCGTCCGGCGGTTCCGGCGCTGTCCACGGGCCGCTCCGACGAGCGCGTTCCCCTGCGCGGCCTGCGCAAGAAGATCGCCGAGAAGATGGTGCGGTCGAAGTTCACCATGCCGCACTTCGCCTTCGTGGAAGAGGTGGATGCGACGGACCTGGTGGCGCTCCGGGCGCGGCTCAACAAGCAGCTCGCGGCGGCGGGGGACAACACCAAGCTCAACTACCTGCCGTTCATCATCAAGGCGACCATCGCCGCGCTGAAGAAGTTCCCGCACCTGAACGCCAACTTCGACGAGGCGGCGCAGGAGCTGGTGGTGCGCGGCGAGTACAACATCGGCATGGCGGTGGCGACGCCGGATGGCCTCACGGTGGCCGTGGTGAAGAACGCGGATCGCCTGACGCTGGCGGAGCTGGCGCAGGAGACGGCGCGCCTGGGCGTGGCGGCGCGTGAGCGGAAGCTGAAGATGGAGGAGCTGACGGGCGGCACCTTCACCATCACCTCGCTGGGGCAGAGTGGCGGCCTGTTCGCCACGCCCATCATCAACCACCCCGAGGTGGGCATCATGGGCGTGCACAAGCTGAAGAAGCGCCCGGCCGTGGTGGGCGACCAGATTGTGATTCGCGACATGATGAACCTGTCGCTCTCGTGCGACCACCGCGTCATCGACGGCTCCGTGGCGGCGGACTTCGTTTACGAAGTCATCAAGTACCTGGAGAAGCCGGACCTGCTGTTCCTCGCGATGGCGTGA
- a CDS encoding pyridoxal phosphate-dependent aminotransferase → MIPLRASYRDISLYSPPKRPCRVDLSDNTNLFGVPPAAARKLGEFHSELLARYPRSYAPDLRRVLASRLGVSSEWVTTGCGSDDVLDSALRAFLEPGEVLAFQDPTFVMMPLFAKVNGLRPAAVPLRADFDVDPEALLATGAKVIYLCSPNNPTGTALSREAVVRVVEKAPGIVILDEAYVDFARGPGFMDLALTRPNVLVTRTFSKAFGLASMRVGWGVGHPRLMAEVEKARGPYKLSQLAESMAVATLKEDEPWVRVWAEEAVANRERLREALSAMGLKPLPSEGNFVLVPVPGASEVAERMRERDVNVRAFQGLTGVGDALRIGSAPWPLLETALTALRESLR, encoded by the coding sequence ATGATTCCCCTTCGCGCGTCCTACCGGGACATCTCGCTGTATTCGCCGCCGAAGCGGCCGTGTCGTGTGGACTTGAGCGACAACACCAACCTGTTTGGTGTGCCTCCCGCGGCGGCTCGCAAGTTGGGTGAGTTCCACTCGGAACTGCTGGCTCGATATCCCCGAAGCTATGCGCCCGACTTGCGGCGCGTGCTGGCCTCGAGGCTCGGTGTGTCGTCGGAGTGGGTGACGACGGGGTGTGGCTCCGACGATGTCCTCGACAGTGCGTTGCGTGCGTTCCTGGAGCCGGGCGAAGTGCTCGCGTTCCAGGACCCCACGTTCGTGATGATGCCGTTGTTCGCGAAGGTGAATGGGCTGAGGCCCGCCGCGGTGCCGCTTCGCGCGGACTTCGATGTGGACCCGGAGGCCCTGCTCGCCACGGGAGCGAAGGTCATCTACCTGTGTTCGCCCAACAACCCCACGGGCACGGCGTTGTCGCGTGAGGCGGTGGTGCGCGTGGTGGAGAAGGCGCCGGGTATCGTCATCCTCGACGAGGCCTATGTGGATTTCGCGCGGGGCCCGGGCTTCATGGACCTGGCGCTGACGCGCCCGAATGTGCTGGTGACGCGGACGTTCTCCAAGGCGTTCGGCCTCGCGAGCATGCGCGTGGGGTGGGGCGTGGGGCACCCGAGACTGATGGCCGAAGTGGAGAAGGCACGAGGGCCGTACAAGCTGTCCCAGCTCGCGGAGTCGATGGCCGTGGCCACGTTGAAGGAGGACGAGCCTTGGGTCCGTGTGTGGGCCGAAGAGGCGGTGGCGAATCGGGAGCGGCTTCGCGAAGCCCTGTCGGCGATGGGGCTGAAGCCGCTGCCCTCGGAGGGCAACTTCGTGTTGGTCCCCGTGCCCGGCGCATCGGAGGTGGCGGAGCGGATGCGCGAGCGCGATGTGAACGTGCGCGCCTTCCAGGGGCTCACGGGAGTGGGGGATGCGCTCCGGATTGGCAGCGCTCCATGGCCCTTGCTGGAGACGGCGCTCACGGCGCTGCGGGAGTCGCTGCGATGA
- a CDS encoding imidazoleglycerol-phosphate dehydratase, with protein sequence MTTVTRETKETKVRVELSIGRGATQVDTGLKFFDHMLSTFARYAGLDLKLHARGDLTHHVMEDVAITLGTAVQRVIPATAARFAERTLPMDDALVQACLDAGGRFFYEGPLKNRLYEHWMRSFCEHAKVTLHLRVLRGRDSHHVTEAAFKALGLSLRDAMVDTGTVFSMKGTVALEVSEC encoded by the coding sequence ATGACCACCGTCACGCGAGAGACGAAGGAGACGAAGGTCCGCGTGGAGCTGTCCATCGGACGGGGCGCGACGCAGGTGGACACGGGGCTCAAGTTCTTCGACCACATGCTCTCCACCTTCGCGCGCTACGCGGGGCTCGACTTGAAGCTCCACGCGCGGGGCGACCTCACCCACCATGTGATGGAAGACGTGGCCATCACCCTGGGCACCGCGGTTCAACGGGTCATTCCCGCCACGGCGGCGCGCTTCGCGGAGCGGACGCTTCCGATGGACGACGCGCTGGTGCAGGCCTGCCTCGACGCGGGTGGGCGCTTCTTCTACGAGGGGCCGCTGAAGAACCGCCTCTACGAACACTGGATGCGCTCGTTCTGTGAGCACGCGAAGGTGACGCTGCACCTGCGAGTCCTGCGAGGACGGGACAGTCACCACGTCACCGAGGCGGCGTTCAAGGCGCTGGGCCTCTCTCTCAGGGACGCGATGGTGGACACCGGCACCGTGTTCAGCATGAAGGGAACCGTTGCCCTGGAGGTGAGCGAATGCTGA
- the hisD gene encoding histidinol dehydrogenase → MPPLPSFLRFQGPLAKLSPEDLRRLLLRGGAVDSRIAARVRELIASVQLDGDSALFEMARRFDGVSLSSLEVPRARCEEALAALEPSLARALSRAVRNIARAHEVQRPRAVEVETEPGVLVGRRPDPLGRVGVYAPGGRAVYPSSVLMGVVPAKVAGVGEVIVCSPPGRDGLPHPSVLAAAVLAGADRVFALGGAGAVAAMAYGTGSVPRVDRIVGPGNAYVAEAKLQVVGAVAIEAPAGPSEILVVADETANPEAVAREVLAQAEHDPDAACVVVALGDDVAEAIAEQVRSLSVSAKRREIVDAALGSRGAVLSVASLEEAWPFVADFAPEHLLLATAAPSVDLGRVRNAGTVFLGERSSVAYGDYMTGSNHVLPTAGLARAYSGLNLLDFYRWTTYQRVERAASAALADDVGLLADSEGLFAHAEAARAWRGA, encoded by the coding sequence ATGCCTCCGCTTCCTTCCTTCCTCCGGTTCCAAGGTCCCCTCGCGAAGCTGTCGCCCGAGGACCTGCGCCGGTTGTTGCTGCGCGGTGGCGCCGTCGATTCACGCATCGCCGCCCGGGTTCGAGAGCTCATCGCGAGTGTCCAGCTCGATGGAGACAGCGCGCTCTTCGAGATGGCGCGCCGGTTCGATGGGGTGTCGTTGTCCTCGCTGGAGGTGCCTCGGGCGCGCTGTGAGGAGGCGCTGGCGGCGTTGGAGCCCTCCCTTGCGCGAGCGTTGTCTCGGGCGGTGCGCAACATCGCTCGGGCTCACGAGGTGCAGCGGCCTCGCGCGGTGGAGGTGGAGACGGAGCCTGGGGTGTTGGTGGGGCGCAGGCCGGATCCGCTGGGGCGGGTCGGGGTGTACGCGCCAGGAGGACGCGCGGTCTATCCGAGCAGCGTGTTGATGGGGGTGGTTCCGGCGAAGGTGGCGGGAGTGGGGGAGGTCATCGTCTGCTCCCCGCCGGGGCGTGACGGACTGCCACACCCGAGTGTGCTGGCCGCCGCGGTGCTGGCCGGCGCGGACCGGGTCTTCGCATTGGGTGGCGCGGGCGCGGTGGCGGCCATGGCGTACGGGACAGGCAGCGTGCCTCGCGTGGACCGCATCGTCGGGCCCGGGAATGCATATGTCGCCGAGGCCAAGCTTCAGGTGGTGGGAGCGGTGGCCATCGAAGCGCCCGCGGGACCGAGTGAAATCCTCGTGGTCGCCGACGAGACGGCGAATCCGGAGGCGGTGGCGCGAGAGGTCCTGGCGCAGGCGGAGCACGACCCGGATGCGGCCTGTGTCGTGGTGGCGTTGGGTGACGACGTCGCGGAGGCCATCGCGGAGCAGGTGAGGAGCCTGTCGGTGAGCGCGAAGCGGCGGGAGATTGTGGACGCGGCGTTGGGCTCGCGAGGGGCGGTGTTGAGTGTGGCCTCGTTGGAGGAGGCCTGGCCCTTCGTGGCGGACTTCGCACCCGAGCATCTGCTCCTCGCCACGGCGGCGCCATCGGTGGATCTGGGGCGGGTGCGCAATGCGGGCACGGTCTTCCTGGGGGAGCGCTCGTCCGTGGCGTACGGCGACTACATGACAGGCTCGAACCATGTGCTGCCCACGGCGGGGTTGGCGCGGGCGTACTCGGGGCTCAACCTGCTCGACTTCTACCGGTGGACCACCTACCAGCGCGTGGAGCGTGCTGCATCGGCGGCGCTGGCGGACGATGTGGGGCTGCTCGCGGACAGCGAGGGACTCTTCGCTCACGCGGAGGCCGCGCGGGCCTGGAGGGGCGCATGA
- the hisH gene encoding imidazole glycerol phosphate synthase subunit HisH has translation MRVTLFDYGAGNLHSLSKALTTVPGVEVRVEEDPVRAVDTEVLVLPGVGAFGAAAARLAPGRAAMRSALERGLPCLGICLGMQLLFESSDEGLGQGLGYFEGRVTRLNARRVPQMGWNPVDADRTVSGAALEIAYYANSFVCRAEDASIVTAWTTHEGDRFPAAVRRGAVVGVQFHPEKSSSVGVAFIQGFLREVVS, from the coding sequence ATGAGAGTCACTCTGTTCGACTATGGCGCGGGCAACTTGCACTCATTGAGCAAGGCCCTGACCACGGTGCCTGGCGTGGAGGTGCGAGTGGAGGAGGACCCCGTGCGCGCGGTGGACACGGAGGTCCTCGTGTTGCCCGGCGTTGGAGCCTTCGGAGCGGCAGCCGCGAGACTCGCCCCAGGACGAGCGGCGATGCGTTCCGCGCTGGAACGAGGGCTGCCCTGTCTGGGCATCTGCCTGGGGATGCAGCTCCTGTTCGAGTCGAGTGATGAGGGCCTCGGCCAAGGGCTGGGCTACTTCGAGGGGCGGGTGACTCGCCTGAACGCGAGGCGTGTTCCGCAGATGGGGTGGAACCCCGTCGATGCGGACCGCACGGTGTCTGGCGCGGCGCTGGAGATTGCCTACTACGCGAACAGCTTCGTCTGCCGCGCCGAGGACGCATCCATCGTGACGGCCTGGACCACCCACGAGGGGGACCGCTTCCCCGCGGCGGTGAGGCGAGGCGCGGTGGTCGGCGTGCAGTTCCATCCCGAGAAGTCTTCGTCCGTGGGCGTGGCCTTCATCCAGGGCTTCTTGCGCGAGGTGGTGTCATGA
- the lipA gene encoding lipoyl synthase has product MATPDRFPLPQVPETSRKPEWLKVRLPHGEGYERVKAIVKRTKLATVCEEARCPNIAECWGGGTATVMLMGEVCTRACRFCHVKVGAPPPLDPMEPIHLAQAVKEMDLEYIVVTSVNRDDRPDGGASHFASAIRELRRESPRTIVEVLIPDFKGVEKDLTTVAEAKPHVVAHNVETVERLTPTVRDRRATYRQSLRVLDYLKRRPEGLYTKTSVMVGLGETDAELEQTFKDLREVGVDVLTLGQYLQPSQYHLRVERFVTPAQFESYKKLAESYGFLYVASGPLVRSSYRAAEFFMKGLMERERLERLG; this is encoded by the coding sequence ATGGCGACTCCTGATCGGTTCCCTCTCCCCCAGGTGCCTGAGACCTCCCGCAAGCCGGAATGGCTGAAGGTGCGGTTGCCCCACGGCGAAGGGTACGAGCGAGTCAAAGCCATCGTGAAGCGCACGAAGCTGGCGACCGTGTGCGAAGAGGCTCGCTGCCCGAACATCGCCGAGTGCTGGGGTGGCGGCACGGCCACGGTGATGTTGATGGGCGAGGTCTGCACGCGTGCGTGCCGCTTCTGCCACGTGAAGGTGGGCGCGCCTCCGCCGCTGGACCCGATGGAGCCCATCCACCTGGCCCAGGCGGTCAAGGAGATGGACCTCGAGTACATCGTCGTCACGTCGGTGAACCGAGATGACCGGCCGGACGGTGGCGCCAGCCACTTCGCGTCCGCCATCCGCGAGCTGCGCCGGGAGAGCCCGCGCACCATCGTCGAGGTGCTCATCCCCGACTTCAAGGGGGTGGAGAAGGACCTCACCACGGTCGCCGAGGCGAAGCCGCACGTCGTTGCCCACAACGTGGAGACGGTGGAGCGGTTGACGCCGACGGTGCGAGATCGCCGCGCCACCTACCGCCAGTCGCTGCGCGTGCTGGACTACCTCAAGCGCCGCCCCGAGGGCCTCTACACCAAGACGTCCGTGATGGTGGGCCTGGGCGAGACGGACGCGGAGCTGGAGCAGACGTTCAAGGACCTGCGCGAGGTGGGCGTGGATGTGCTCACTCTTGGACAGTACCTCCAGCCTTCGCAGTACCACCTGCGAGTGGAGCGCTTCGTGACTCCCGCGCAGTTCGAGTCGTACAAGAAGCTGGCGGAGTCGTACGGCTTCCTCTACGTCGCCTCGGGGCCGCTGGTTCGTTCCAGCTACCGGGCCGCCGAGTTCTTTATGAAGGGCCTGATGGAGCGCGAGCGCCTCGAGCGGCTCGGCTGA
- the lpdA gene encoding dihydrolipoyl dehydrogenase, with the protein MAETFDVVIIGSGPGGYVGAIRAGQLGLKTAIIEKDKRLGGTCLHRGCIPTKSLLWTAELFHHVREASDFGVDVSSPTVNWPNAMKHKDKVVTKGANGIDFLMKKNKVTVIKGHGRIAGKGKVEVTAADGTKQVLEAKNIIIATGSVPKSLPNVPVDHKRVMNSDSILQIDRIPKSIIVLGAGAVGCEFASVFNHVGSKTSIVEYLPALLPIEDADISKELEKTFRRRGIDVHTGSAVEKVEHTADGVRVTMKVGSETKTLEAEILLSAVGRAPVTEDVGLDKTSIKTDRGFIKVDSMLRTSEPNVYAVGDVIPTPMLAHMASAECVVAVEHIAGKNPQPINYDLTPSATYCYPEVASVGLTEKKAKERGYDVKIGNAPFGAVTKAAITNESGGLIKIVSDKKYDEVLGIHIIGPHATELLAEACVALKLEITTEELAGTIHAHPTLSEIVHEGAEATLGHPRHF; encoded by the coding sequence GTGGCTGAGACGTTCGACGTGGTGATCATCGGTTCGGGCCCTGGCGGCTACGTGGGTGCCATCCGGGCGGGGCAGCTCGGGCTGAAGACGGCCATCATCGAGAAGGACAAGCGTCTGGGCGGTACCTGCCTCCATCGCGGGTGCATCCCCACCAAGTCCCTGCTGTGGACGGCGGAGCTGTTCCACCACGTTCGCGAGGCGAGCGACTTCGGCGTCGACGTGTCGAGCCCGACGGTCAACTGGCCCAACGCGATGAAGCACAAGGACAAGGTCGTCACCAAGGGTGCCAACGGCATCGACTTCTTGATGAAGAAGAACAAGGTGACGGTCATCAAGGGCCATGGCCGCATCGCTGGCAAGGGCAAGGTGGAGGTCACCGCCGCCGACGGCACCAAGCAGGTCCTCGAGGCGAAGAACATCATCATCGCGACGGGCTCGGTGCCCAAGTCCCTGCCGAACGTTCCGGTGGACCACAAGCGCGTGATGAACAGCGACTCCATCCTGCAGATCGACCGCATCCCCAAGAGCATCATCGTCCTGGGCGCCGGCGCGGTGGGCTGTGAGTTCGCGTCCGTCTTCAACCACGTGGGCAGCAAGACCTCCATCGTGGAGTACCTGCCCGCGCTGCTCCCCATCGAGGACGCGGACATCTCCAAGGAGCTGGAGAAGACCTTCCGCCGCCGTGGCATCGACGTGCACACGGGCTCGGCTGTGGAGAAGGTGGAGCACACGGCCGACGGCGTGCGCGTCACCATGAAGGTGGGCAGCGAGACGAAGACGCTCGAGGCGGAGATCCTCCTGTCCGCCGTGGGCCGCGCGCCCGTGACGGAGGACGTGGGCCTGGACAAGACGTCCATCAAGACCGACCGCGGCTTCATCAAGGTCGACTCGATGCTGCGCACCAGCGAGCCCAACGTCTATGCCGTGGGCGACGTCATCCCCACCCCGATGCTGGCCCACATGGCGAGCGCGGAGTGCGTGGTGGCGGTGGAGCACATCGCCGGGAAGAACCCGCAGCCCATCAACTACGACCTGACGCCGTCCGCGACCTACTGCTACCCCGAGGTCGCCTCCGTGGGCCTCACGGAGAAGAAGGCCAAGGAGCGCGGCTACGACGTCAAGATCGGCAACGCCCCGTTCGGCGCCGTGACGAAGGCGGCCATCACCAACGAGTCGGGCGGCCTCATCAAGATCGTCTCGGACAAGAAGTACGACGAGGTGCTGGGCATCCACATCATCGGCCCCCACGCCACGGAGCTGCTCGCCGAGGCGTGCGTCGCGCTGAAGCTGGAGATCACCACCGAGGAGCTGGCGGGCACCATCCACGCCCACCCGACGCTCTCGGAGATCGTCCACGAGGGCGCCGAGGCCACGCTGGGCCACCCGCGCCACTTCTAG
- the hisN gene encoding histidinol-phosphatase — translation MTSIQGLMQAATEVARKSGDVALGFFRGGIAVDTKSDGTPVTVADRTAEQAAREWLEARFPEDGILGEEFGETRPGAERRWILDPIDGTKTFIRGVPLWGTLVALAKGDRILVGAAYFPAVGELLVAAPGQGCFLNDTPTQVSHQSDLSRAVVLCTDERFLTHPERGEAWRRLTREAAVSRTWGDCYGYLMVATGRAEVMVDELLSPWDAAALQPIIEEAGGVFSDWTGRRTSFGGSGIATNGVLAQAVRERLGATGGP, via the coding sequence ATGACGAGTATCCAAGGACTGATGCAGGCGGCGACGGAGGTGGCGCGAAAGTCGGGCGACGTGGCGCTGGGGTTCTTCCGTGGAGGCATCGCGGTGGACACCAAGAGCGACGGCACCCCCGTCACGGTCGCGGACCGCACCGCGGAGCAGGCGGCGCGCGAGTGGCTGGAGGCGCGTTTCCCAGAGGACGGAATCCTCGGGGAGGAGTTCGGCGAGACGCGGCCGGGCGCCGAGCGTCGTTGGATCCTGGACCCTATCGACGGGACGAAGACCTTCATCCGGGGCGTCCCGCTGTGGGGCACGCTGGTGGCGTTGGCGAAGGGGGACCGCATCCTCGTGGGCGCCGCGTACTTCCCCGCCGTGGGCGAGCTGCTGGTGGCCGCGCCGGGGCAAGGCTGCTTCTTGAACGACACTCCCACGCAGGTGTCACACCAGTCGGACCTCTCGCGTGCGGTGGTGCTCTGCACCGACGAGCGTTTCCTCACGCATCCCGAGCGGGGCGAGGCCTGGCGGCGGCTCACGCGCGAAGCGGCCGTGTCCCGCACCTGGGGCGACTGCTACGGCTACTTGATGGTGGCCACGGGGCGCGCGGAGGTGATGGTGGACGAGCTGCTGTCCCCCTGGGACGCGGCGGCCCTCCAGCCCATCATCGAGGAGGCCGGAGGTGTCTTCTCCGACTGGACGGGGCGAAGGACCTCCTTCGGCGGAAGCGGAATCGCCACCAACGGCGTGTTGGCGCAGGCCGTTCGCGAGCGGCTGGGCGCGACAGGAGGCCCGTGA